A part of Arcobacter sp. F2176 genomic DNA contains:
- the ovoA gene encoding 5-histidylcysteine sulfoxide synthase encodes MNYNWKTIDLNNGTVEEKREEIREYFLQTYALDEKLFDLLKDKKHILEQPNRLRHPLIFYFGHTATFFMNKLNVSNITTKRVNKTLESLFAIGVDEMSWDDLNDENYQWPTYEETKAYRDEVKALVLDIIDSIEFSIPINWNSPMWVILMGIEHENIHIETSSVLLRELDIKYFKEDELFEYNNERSQTYPQNELVKVEGGEVILQKDHKKPNYYGWDNEFAFHRASIKDFEASKYLVSNGEFLEFVKEGGYNKLHYFSKDGLKWLDFTQTKMPTFWLKDGDKYYLREINRIVPLPLNYPVDINVYEAEAFCKYKSEKLGFEVRLPSEDEFYRLNDYVKAQECDANIGLKYFNQTPVDKYPMGDFYDVIGNVWQWSITPMYPLDGFETHPVYDDFTTPTFDDRHALIKGGSFISLGNETLRSARYAFRKHFFQHAGFRYVKSDNEYRAKLNDNVYETDEQISQYCEFHYGEEIYGVKNFPKNSVDVLKPYLEGVKKDKALDLGCSVGRSSFELGKIFDEVLGIDFSANFISVGIKLKKYDSLTYKVATEGELYEEKTVALDDFGLEETKERVTFMQGDACNLKDMYTAYDLIFCSNLIDRLYYPQKFLDDIPNRVNKDGLLVILSPYTWLEDYTPKQNWLGGFVRDNKEVKTLDTLKENLSDRFELLDTIDVPFVIKETARKHQHTISQMSIWKKIK; translated from the coding sequence ATGAATTATAATTGGAAAACTATAGATTTAAATAACGGAACAGTAGAAGAAAAAAGAGAAGAGATAAGAGAATATTTTTTACAAACTTATGCACTAGATGAAAAACTTTTTGATTTATTAAAAGATAAGAAACATATACTTGAACAACCAAATAGGTTAAGACATCCTTTAATATTTTATTTTGGACATACAGCTACATTTTTTATGAATAAATTAAATGTCTCAAATATCACAACTAAAAGAGTAAATAAGACACTTGAGTCTCTATTTGCAATTGGTGTTGATGAAATGAGTTGGGATGATTTAAATGATGAGAATTATCAATGGCCAACATATGAAGAGACAAAAGCATATAGAGATGAAGTAAAAGCTTTAGTATTAGATATTATTGATAGTATTGAGTTCTCTATACCTATAAATTGGAATTCTCCTATGTGGGTTATACTTATGGGAATAGAGCATGAAAATATCCATATAGAAACATCATCTGTATTATTAAGAGAACTTGACATAAAATATTTTAAAGAAGATGAGTTATTTGAATATAACAATGAAAGAAGCCAAACTTATCCACAAAATGAATTAGTAAAAGTAGAAGGTGGAGAAGTTATACTTCAAAAAGATCATAAAAAGCCAAACTATTATGGTTGGGATAATGAGTTTGCCTTTCATAGAGCGAGTATAAAAGATTTCGAAGCTAGTAAGTATCTGGTATCAAATGGAGAGTTTTTAGAGTTTGTAAAAGAGGGTGGTTATAATAAACTACATTACTTTAGTAAAGATGGATTGAAGTGGTTAGACTTTACACAAACTAAGATGCCTACTTTTTGGTTAAAAGATGGTGATAAGTATTATTTAAGAGAGATAAATAGAATAGTTCCTTTACCTTTAAATTATCCAGTTGATATAAACGTATATGAAGCAGAAGCATTTTGTAAATATAAGAGTGAAAAACTTGGTTTTGAAGTAAGACTTCCAAGTGAAGATGAATTTTATAGATTAAATGATTATGTAAAAGCCCAAGAGTGTGATGCAAATATAGGATTAAAGTATTTTAATCAAACACCAGTAGATAAATACCCTATGGGTGATTTTTATGATGTGATTGGAAATGTTTGGCAATGGAGTATAACTCCTATGTATCCACTTGATGGATTTGAGACTCATCCTGTATATGATGACTTTACAACTCCTACTTTTGATGATAGACATGCACTTATAAAAGGTGGTTCATTTATTAGTTTAGGAAATGAGACTTTACGAAGTGCAAGATATGCTTTTAGAAAGCACTTTTTCCAACATGCTGGATTTAGATATGTAAAAAGTGATAATGAATATAGAGCTAAACTAAATGATAATGTATATGAAACAGATGAGCAGATTTCTCAATATTGTGAATTCCATTATGGTGAAGAGATTTATGGAGTTAAAAACTTCCCTAAAAATTCTGTTGATGTCTTAAAACCATATTTAGAAGGTGTAAAAAAAGATAAAGCACTTGATTTAGGTTGTAGTGTAGGAAGAAGTTCATTTGAGCTAGGAAAAATATTTGATGAGGTATTAGGAATAGACTTTAGTGCTAACTTCATAAGTGTTGGAATAAAACTTAAAAAATATGATAGCTTGACTTATAAAGTTGCAACAGAAGGTGAATTATATGAAGAAAAAACTGTTGCTTTAGATGACTTTGGACTTGAAGAGACAAAAGAGAGAGTTACTTTTATGCAAGGTGATGCTTGTAATTTAAAAGATATGTATACAGCCTATGACTTGATATTTTGTTCAAACTTGATAGATAGATTATATTATCCACAAAAATTCTTAGATGATATTCCAAATAGGGTAAATAAAGATGGTCTTTTAGTAATCTTGAGTCCATATACTTGGCTTGAAGATTATACTCCAAAACAGAACTGGTTAGGTGGATTTGTAAGAGATAATAAAGAAGTAAAAACTTTAGATACTTTAAAAGAAAATCTAAGTGATAGATTTGAACTGCTTGATACGATAGATGTACCTTTTGTGATAAAAGAGACAGCAAGAAAACATCAACATACAATTTCTCAAATGAGTATTTGGAAAAAAATTAAATAA
- a CDS encoding sodium-dependent transporter, whose product MNKFTRIGFILAAAGSAVGLGNIWKFPYITGEYGGGAFVIVYLLAILFIGLTIFIAETVIGQHGEANVSTSFVKMSKSKNENWKFAAFMIFAGLVILSFYSVVLGWILNYIVTSFQTLPSTSEVAGKTFDNLISNEISSEIFYHTLIALAVIFIVLKGVKDGIEKINLILMPLLGLILIGLLIYALTLDSFSQALSFMFVANWSKINGDALLAALGQAFFTLSVGIGTIITYSASLDKNANFFKSSALVALVDTVIAIIAGLIIFTFLFDAGAKSAAGPGLVFISLPVIFSQWGVLGHIIAISFFSALVFAGITSAVSMIEPALMFFIERYKMTRLKATIICGSFFYIMGIIALLSMSSAYGTSLTFFGKNAFDWMDFLTSSISMPIAGIVTCIFLGYYVDKQLLQDKFTKFVSLAVFNIWYALIKYIVPIAIAILLFNKLGLI is encoded by the coding sequence TTGAATAAATTTACAAGAATTGGGTTTATTTTAGCAGCAGCTGGTTCAGCTGTTGGATTAGGTAATATTTGGAAGTTTCCATATATCACAGGAGAATATGGAGGTGGAGCATTTGTTATTGTTTACCTCTTAGCAATACTTTTTATAGGATTGACAATATTTATTGCAGAAACGGTTATTGGGCAACATGGAGAAGCTAATGTTTCTACATCATTTGTGAAAATGTCAAAATCTAAAAATGAAAATTGGAAGTTTGCAGCATTTATGATATTTGCTGGACTTGTGATTCTTTCTTTTTATTCTGTAGTATTAGGTTGGATTTTAAACTACATTGTTACATCTTTTCAAACACTTCCTTCTACTTCTGAAGTTGCAGGAAAAACTTTTGATAACCTTATTTCAAATGAAATTTCTTCTGAAATCTTTTATCATACACTTATAGCATTAGCAGTTATTTTTATTGTATTAAAAGGCGTAAAAGATGGAATAGAAAAAATAAATCTTATTTTAATGCCACTATTAGGTTTAATATTAATTGGGCTTTTAATTTATGCCTTGACTTTAGATAGTTTTTCACAAGCTCTTAGTTTTATGTTTGTTGCCAACTGGAGTAAAATCAATGGTGATGCCCTATTAGCTGCACTAGGACAAGCATTTTTTACTCTATCAGTAGGAATTGGTACTATTATTACTTATTCAGCATCTTTAGACAAAAATGCAAACTTTTTTAAATCATCTGCTTTAGTTGCTTTAGTTGATACAGTTATTGCTATAATTGCTGGATTGATTATCTTTACTTTCCTTTTTGATGCGGGAGCAAAAAGTGCAGCAGGACCGGGACTTGTATTTATTTCTCTTCCTGTTATTTTTTCTCAATGGGGAGTTTTAGGACATATTATTGCTATCTCGTTTTTCTCTGCCCTTGTTTTTGCAGGAATTACATCTGCTGTTTCTATGATAGAACCTGCTTTGATGTTTTTTATTGAAAGATATAAAATGACTAGATTAAAAGCAACAATAATTTGTGGTTCATTCTTCTATATAATGGGTATCATTGCTCTACTTTCTATGTCTTCAGCATATGGTACATCATTAACATTTTTTGGAAAAAATGCTTTTGATTGGATGGATTTCTTAACATCATCTATATCAATGCCAATTGCAGGAATAGTAACTTGTATCTTTTTGGGTTATTATGTAGACAAACAACTACTTCAAGACAAATTTACAAAATTTGTATCTTTAGCAGTATTTAATATTTGGTATGCTTTGATTAAATATATTGTTCCAATTGCTATTGCAATTTTATTATTTAATAAATTAGGTCTTATCTAA
- a CDS encoding ComEC/Rec2 family competence protein, giving the protein MQKLNLINDKKELFHFSLFLILISFVTLFFQYNNYKDFIDNPIYRLQAQVINKYEKDDFDIYKLEGTKFSFFTSTPKGLDLKRLDYVDMSILSGKVSFLEYLKGFYVKSFNIFKYQKNSIKKDLKEKIQSQHANKNISEIYEAIFLALPTNTDLRDIFAVYSISHLIAISGFHLGVLSFILYFIFYYPYNFFHNRYFPYRNRRFDILCIVLSLLFVYLIFTNLVASLLRAFIMMVFGIFLLRSNIRLISFETLLLTLLFILVLFPKFLFSLSLWFSVIGVFYIFLFIKYFQNLNKVFLFLFFNIWIFASFNPIVHYFFGVTSWVQLLSPFITILFTIFYPLELFLHLIGYGSLLDSFLVIAINMKFYILEVITPLWFFITYIVVSLFAVIRKEAFVVLNILVVTFNLYLYL; this is encoded by the coding sequence ATGCAAAAATTAAATTTGATAAATGACAAAAAAGAGTTATTTCACTTTTCTCTCTTTTTGATACTTATTTCTTTTGTTACACTATTCTTTCAATACAACAATTATAAAGATTTTATTGATAATCCTATATATAGACTACAAGCGCAAGTTATAAATAAGTATGAAAAAGATGATTTTGATATCTATAAATTAGAAGGTACTAAGTTCTCTTTTTTTACATCTACTCCTAAGGGCTTAGATTTAAAAAGACTTGATTATGTAGATATGTCTATACTTAGTGGAAAAGTATCTTTTCTAGAGTATTTAAAAGGCTTTTATGTAAAGAGTTTCAATATTTTTAAATATCAAAAGAATAGTATAAAAAAAGATTTAAAAGAAAAAATACAATCCCAACATGCAAATAAGAATATTAGTGAGATATATGAAGCTATATTTTTAGCCCTTCCTACAAACACTGATTTAAGAGATATTTTTGCTGTATATTCCATCTCTCATTTAATAGCAATTTCTGGATTTCACTTAGGTGTATTATCATTTATTCTTTATTTTATATTTTATTATCCATACAACTTTTTTCATAATAGATATTTTCCTTATAGAAATAGAAGGTTTGATATTTTATGCATTGTTTTATCTTTATTATTTGTATATTTGATTTTTACAAATTTAGTAGCTTCACTTTTAAGAGCTTTTATTATGATGGTTTTTGGGATATTTTTATTAAGGTCAAACATAAGGTTAATCTCCTTTGAGACACTTTTACTTACATTATTATTTATACTTGTACTTTTCCCAAAATTTTTGTTTTCATTGTCTTTGTGGTTTTCTGTTATTGGAGTATTTTATATATTCCTATTTATAAAATATTTTCAAAACCTTAATAAAGTATTTCTATTTCTATTTTTTAATATTTGGATTTTTGCAAGCTTTAATCCCATAGTTCATTACTTTTTTGGAGTAACTTCTTGGGTTCAATTGCTTTCTCCATTTATTACAATACTTTTTACTATTTTTTATCCCTTAGAGTTATTTTTACACTTAATTGGATATGGAAGTTTGTTAGATTCCTTTTTAGTCATTGCAATAAATATGAAGTTTTATATTTTGGAAGTGATTACTCCTCTTTGGTTTTTTATAACTTATATTGTAGTTTCTTTATTTGCTGTTATAAGAAAAGAGGCTTTTGTAGTTTTAAATATTTTAGTTGTAACTTTTAATTTATACTTATATTTATAG
- a CDS encoding response regulator transcription factor, which yields MITTKNDKVKILYVEDDDITRENAIEYLENYFVNIYEAKDGLDALKKFEQINPDIIITDIQMPKIDGLAFVKNIRAKNKEVQIIVITAYNHKEYLLKAIELQLVKYLMKPIKENEFKDALEVCIDNLKNSKTNIIKLNEVAIFDKYNHSLVVNDELIKLRIKEIDLLTLLLNNKDRYVTYEEIENYVWKDFPMTKDALKTLVKYLKQKISKDIISNHNGVGYKINV from the coding sequence ATGATTACTACTAAAAATGATAAAGTCAAAATTCTTTATGTAGAAGATGATGATATAACAAGAGAAAATGCAATAGAGTATTTAGAAAACTACTTTGTAAATATTTATGAAGCAAAAGATGGTTTAGATGCTTTAAAAAAATTTGAGCAAATAAACCCAGATATAATTATTACAGATATTCAAATGCCTAAAATAGATGGTTTGGCATTTGTTAAAAATATAAGAGCAAAAAACAAAGAAGTTCAAATCATAGTTATAACAGCATATAACCACAAAGAATATCTTTTAAAAGCAATTGAACTTCAACTAGTAAAATATCTAATGAAACCAATAAAAGAAAATGAATTTAAAGATGCTCTTGAAGTTTGTATCGATAATCTAAAAAATAGTAAAACAAATATAATAAAATTAAATGAAGTTGCTATTTTTGACAAATATAATCATTCTCTTGTTGTAAATGATGAATTAATAAAGTTAAGAATAAAAGAGATTGATTTATTAACTCTACTTTTAAACAATAAAGATAGATATGTCACATACGAAGAAATAGAAAATTATGTTTGGAAAGATTTTCCTATGACCAAAGATGCTTTAAAAACTTTAGTTAAATATCTCAAACAAAAAATCTCAAAAGATATAATCTCTAATCATAATGGAGTTGGATATAAAATAAATGTATGA
- a CDS encoding 3'-5' exonuclease, whose translation MPKYVLFDTETTGNQEEDRIIQLGAMIVDAKAPIEVYDELCFSDVEIKLEAMEVHNITPDMIIGKPEATQTKFYQKLQEYNNPSNYLIAHNINFDLGMIKKEGFESKYQILDTLRCAQHLFPELPYHRLQYLRYALDIYMDEEEEAAKHNITIKAHDAIGDVLVMKLFLSQLVAKCRTVYPDFNPMEKLVELTKTPIFIQTFKFGKYKGKETSQVAKEDPSYLMWMMKNMDMDENLKYTLEKLTSTATNDYY comes from the coding sequence ATGCCAAAATACGTACTATTTGATACAGAAACAACAGGAAACCAAGAAGAAGATAGAATCATACAACTAGGAGCTATGATTGTAGATGCAAAAGCTCCTATAGAAGTTTATGATGAATTATGTTTTTCTGATGTTGAAATAAAACTTGAAGCTATGGAAGTACACAATATAACACCTGATATGATTATAGGAAAACCAGAAGCTACTCAAACAAAATTTTATCAAAAACTTCAAGAGTACAATAATCCATCAAACTATTTAATTGCACATAATATAAATTTTGATTTAGGAATGATAAAAAAAGAAGGGTTTGAATCAAAATATCAAATATTAGATACATTAAGATGTGCACAACACCTCTTTCCAGAACTTCCATACCACAGACTTCAATACTTAAGGTATGCCCTTGATATTTATATGGATGAAGAGGAAGAAGCAGCAAAACATAATATAACTATAAAAGCCCATGATGCTATTGGTGATGTTTTGGTTATGAAGCTATTTTTATCACAACTTGTTGCAAAATGTAGAACTGTTTATCCAGATTTTAATCCTATGGAGAAATTAGTTGAACTTACAAAAACTCCTATATTTATCCAAACTTTTAAATTTGGTAAATATAAAGGTAAAGAGACCTCACAAGTTGCAAAAGAAGACCCTAGCTATCTTATGTGGATGATGAAAAATATGGACATGGATGAAAATTTAAAATACACTTTAGAAAAACTAACATCTACGGCAACAAATGATTACTACTAA
- a CDS encoding HAMP domain-containing sensor histidine kinase yields MYDLTTVLSYGITFGILMMTIVYTFIRYIYSKELFYLSYCFMQVFSLSYIILYSKFFYYELFFQDFSLFFATLSALVFAVRFYEGKFIPKITNNKELILNTLLLIFIILTAFYHYLLFEYLPYTIIYAILFVSIVFNLNQGFKATAIYVIGWSVICLILYILNFKTYFKMHTHLDLVLLAFAMEAILFTISVAYKYNLLKKENVEIESMLLQQSKLAQSGEMIANITHQFRQPLNNLSYILINLKNKYKNNNLEKDYFERKTSQANEQIEYLSNTIENFKNFYTESKEKEDFEIREVIQNSLSILNSDIKKIEINIDLIFNTNEHVKIFGIKNELAQVLIAIISNAIHAVKTIENRKIIIEINSNTADVILTIKDNGEGIKSKLLDKIFEPYFTTKSTGTGLGLYLSKMIIEKSFKGKLNVKSNPKGTTFYINIEKSV; encoded by the coding sequence ATGTATGATTTAACTACTGTTTTATCTTATGGAATAACTTTTGGGATTCTAATGATGACAATAGTATATACATTTATTAGATACATTTATTCAAAAGAACTTTTTTATTTAAGTTACTGCTTTATGCAAGTTTTTTCATTATCATATATAATTTTATATAGTAAGTTCTTTTATTATGAGCTTTTTTTTCAAGACTTTTCCCTTTTTTTTGCGACTCTTTCAGCCTTAGTATTTGCAGTAAGATTTTATGAAGGTAAATTTATTCCTAAAATTACAAATAATAAAGAACTAATATTAAATACCTTATTACTTATTTTTATAATCTTGACTGCATTTTATCATTATTTATTATTTGAATACTTACCATACACAATTATTTATGCGATACTTTTTGTATCAATAGTATTTAATTTAAACCAAGGGTTTAAAGCTACAGCAATCTATGTTATAGGATGGTCTGTAATTTGTCTTATTTTATATATTTTAAATTTTAAAACTTATTTTAAAATGCATACTCATTTGGATTTAGTATTACTAGCTTTTGCAATGGAAGCTATTTTATTTACAATTTCTGTTGCATATAAATATAATCTATTAAAAAAAGAGAATGTAGAAATAGAATCAATGCTTTTACAGCAGTCAAAACTTGCTCAAAGTGGTGAAATGATTGCAAATATAACACATCAATTTAGACAACCTTTAAATAATCTTTCATATATTTTAATAAATTTAAAAAACAAATATAAGAATAATAATTTAGAAAAAGACTACTTTGAAAGAAAAACTTCCCAAGCAAATGAACAAATAGAATATTTATCTAATACAATTGAAAATTTCAAAAATTTTTACACTGAATCAAAAGAAAAAGAAGATTTTGAGATAAGAGAAGTTATTCAAAACTCTCTTTCAATTTTAAATAGTGACATAAAAAAGATAGAAATAAATATTGATTTAATTTTTAATACAAATGAACATGTAAAAATATTTGGAATAAAAAATGAATTAGCGCAAGTTTTAATTGCAATAATTTCTAATGCAATTCATGCAGTAAAAACCATTGAAAATAGAAAAATAATAATTGAAATAAACTCAAATACTGCAGATGTGATTTTAACAATTAAGGATAATGGAGAAGGAATAAAATCTAAATTATTAGATAAAATATTTGAACCATATTTTACTACAAAAAGTACTGGGACAGGACTTGGATTATATTTATCTAAGATGATTATAGAAAAAAGTTTTAAAGGAAAACTTAATGTAAAAAGTAACCCAAAAGGAACTACTTTTTACATAAATATTGAGAAATCAGTTTAA
- the ccoG gene encoding cytochrome c oxidase accessory protein CcoG produces MSYSKKRYITYAILTIFIMGTPFITIDGNHLLLLSFVTYDFHFLGNVYNMNEFFIMPFLLMFLFIGIFAMTSMFGRVWCGWGCPQTIFRVIYRDLIETFLLKLRRIKNKQKDINYNKTSTKIKKYIGLLLWIILSFVIAINFMLYFVPPEDFIEYMKSPQDHFFLVMFILTIVVFLVYDIVFMKEHFCTYVCPYSRIQSVLYDNNTKQVVYNHNRGGKIYPNNEKSIFNVKQWSGNEECTTCEACVKVCPTHIDIRKGLQVECINCLECSDACSSVMGKLGKKSLIYWGSTNSVLLEKLEKFLNPRNLVYMLSLVVCILFTAYFMSEKEPFLVNINKNTELYKIDENGKVVNNYLLTIYNSADKRYTFDIEVLDKNISIKRYNPITLNPKQTRKTVLILVSKNKINTSKINLLFYAKENKEVKMEKKILFFFPK; encoded by the coding sequence ATGAGTTATTCGAAAAAAAGATATATTACATATGCGATTTTAACTATTTTTATAATGGGGACACCTTTTATAACAATAGATGGTAATCATTTGTTATTGTTGTCATTTGTTACATATGATTTTCATTTCCTTGGAAATGTATATAATATGAATGAGTTTTTTATTATGCCATTTTTATTGATGTTTTTGTTTATTGGAATATTTGCAATGACATCTATGTTTGGTAGGGTTTGGTGTGGTTGGGGATGTCCTCAAACTATTTTTAGAGTTATCTATAGAGATTTGATAGAAACTTTTTTATTAAAATTGCGAAGAATTAAAAATAAACAAAAAGATATAAACTATAATAAAACTTCTACAAAAATAAAAAAATATATTGGATTGCTTTTATGGATAATTTTATCTTTTGTTATCGCAATAAATTTTATGCTTTATTTTGTACCACCTGAAGATTTTATTGAATACATGAAATCACCACAAGATCATTTTTTCTTAGTGATGTTTATTCTTACTATTGTTGTATTTTTAGTATATGATATTGTTTTTATGAAAGAACACTTCTGTACTTATGTATGTCCATATTCTAGAATTCAGTCTGTTTTATATGATAATAATACAAAACAAGTTGTTTACAACCACAATAGAGGTGGAAAAATTTATCCTAACAATGAAAAATCTATTTTCAATGTAAAACAATGGTCAGGAAATGAAGAGTGTACTACTTGTGAAGCTTGTGTAAAAGTTTGTCCTACACATATTGATATTAGAAAAGGCTTACAAGTTGAGTGTATAAACTGTTTAGAGTGTTCTGATGCTTGTAGCAGTGTAATGGGAAAACTTGGTAAAAAATCTCTTATTTATTGGGGAAGTACTAATAGTGTTTTATTAGAAAAACTTGAGAAATTCCTAAATCCTAGAAATCTTGTCTATATGTTATCTTTAGTTGTTTGTATACTATTTACTGCTTATTTTATGTCTGAAAAAGAGCCATTTTTAGTAAATATAAATAAAAACACAGAGTTATATAAAATTGATGAAAATGGAAAAGTTGTAAATAATTATTTATTAACTATTTATAATAGTGCTGATAAAAGATATACTTTTGATATTGAAGTTTTAGATAAAAATATTAGTATAAAAAGATATAATCCAATAACTTTAAACCCAAAGCAAACAAGAAAAACTGTATTGATTTTAGTTAGTAAAAATAAAATTAATACTTCAAAAATAAATTTATTATTTTATGCAAAAGAGAATAAAGAAGTAAAAATGGAGAAAAAAATACTATTTTTCTTTCCTAAATAG
- the queA gene encoding tRNA preQ1(34) S-adenosylmethionine ribosyltransferase-isomerase QueA, producing the protein MMKSNLDPLKTSSYDYFLPKELIASKPLYPADSARLLVYDRNSDTITHTTYKYLLDFLPKNLNIFLNDTKVIKARIYGKKDSGGKTELLFNKPLFMNRYQVMIKGKVQKGTKLFFNENLSAEVLELNNEDGTRTVKFFKDTKELDFLSLIEILNEIGHLPLPHYMNREDEKEDEKDYQTLFAKNYGAVAAPTASLHFTDELLENLNNNHNINYLTLHVGAGTFKPVDAENILEHPMHSEYFEISRESLESLKEKNKTLAVGTTVTRTIEYYARTNKIQGECDLFLNPANKPIKVDHLLTNFHLPKSTLIMLIASFVGLEKTLEIYETAVKEKYRFFSYGDGMLII; encoded by the coding sequence ATGATGAAGAGTAATTTAGACCCATTAAAAACATCTAGCTATGATTATTTTTTACCAAAAGAACTCATAGCTAGCAAACCTTTATACCCTGCTGATAGTGCTCGTCTTTTGGTTTATGATAGAAATAGTGATACAATAACTCATACTACATATAAATACTTACTTGATTTTTTGCCTAAAAATTTAAATATCTTTTTAAATGATACTAAAGTAATAAAAGCAAGAATTTACGGCAAAAAAGACAGTGGTGGGAAAACAGAATTACTATTTAATAAACCATTATTTATGAATAGATATCAAGTTATGATAAAAGGTAAAGTTCAAAAAGGAACAAAACTATTTTTTAATGAAAACTTAAGTGCTGAAGTTCTTGAATTAAATAATGAAGATGGTACAAGAACAGTTAAATTTTTCAAAGATACTAAAGAATTAGACTTTTTATCTTTAATTGAAATATTAAATGAAATAGGTCATTTACCTCTTCCTCACTATATGAATAGAGAAGATGAAAAAGAAGATGAAAAAGATTATCAAACTTTATTTGCAAAAAATTATGGTGCAGTTGCAGCACCAACAGCATCATTACACTTCACAGATGAACTTTTAGAAAATCTTAATAATAATCATAATATCAACTATCTAACACTACATGTAGGAGCTGGTACATTTAAACCAGTTGATGCAGAAAATATTTTAGAGCATCCAATGCATAGTGAATATTTTGAAATTTCAAGAGAAAGTTTAGAATCTTTAAAAGAAAAAAACAAAACCCTTGCAGTTGGAACAACAGTTACCAGAACGATAGAATACTATGCCAGAACGAACAAAATCCAAGGTGAATGTGACCTATTTTTAAATCCAGCAAATAAACCAATAAAAGTAGACCATCTACTTACAAACTTTCATTTACCAAAATCAACTCTTATTATGTTAATAGCCTCTTTTGTAGGTTTAGAAAAGACTTTAGAAATATATGAAACTGCTGTAAAAGAAAAATATAGATTTTTTTCATACGGTGATGGAATGTTAATAATATAA